A genomic stretch from Falco biarmicus isolate bFalBia1 chromosome 17, bFalBia1.pri, whole genome shotgun sequence includes:
- the WNT3 gene encoding proto-oncogene Wnt-3, with translation MDYHLLGLILSFLFNGTKVLAGYPIWWSLALGQQYSSLGSQPILCGSIPGLVPKQLRFCRNYIEIMPSVAEGVKLGIQECQHQFRGRRWNCTTIDDSLAIFGPVLDKATRESAFVHAIASAGVAFAVTRSCAEGTSTICGCDSHHKGPPGDGWKWGGCSEDADFGVLVSREFADARENRPDARSAMNRHNNEAGRTTILDHMHLKCKCHGLSGSCEVKTCWWAQPDFRAIGDYLKDKYDSASEMVVEKHRESRGWVETLRAKYALFKPPTERDLVYYENSPNFCEPNPETGSFGTRDRTCNVTSHGIDGCDLLCCGRGHNTRTEKRKEKCHCIFHWCCYVSCQECIRVYDVHTCK, from the exons GTCCCTTGCGCTAGGTCAGCAGTACAGCTCCCTGGGGTCCCAGCCCATCCTCTGTGGCTCCATCCCCGGCCTTGTCCCCAAGCAGCTCCGCTTCTGCCGCAACTACATTGAGATCATGCCCAGCGTGGCCGAAGGGGTGAAACTGGGCATCCAGGAGTGCCAGCACCAGTTCCGGGGCCGCCGCTGGAACTGCACCACCATTGATGACAGCCTGGCCATCTTCGGGCCGGTCCTGGACAAAG CCACGCGAGAATCTGCCTTCGTCCACGCCATCGCGTCGGCAGGGGTGGCCTTTGCCGTAACCCGCTCCTGCGCCGAGGGCACGTCCACGATCTGCGGCTGTGACTCCCATCACAAAGGACCTCCAGGAGATGGCTGGAAATGGGGGGGATGCAGCGAGGATGCCGACTTTGGTGTGCTGGTGTCCCGCGAATTCGCAGATGCCCGAGAGAACCGGCCGGACGCCCGCTCGGCCATGAACAGACACAACAATGAGGCTGGCAGGACG ACCATCCTGGACCACATGCACCTGAAGTGTAAGTGCCACGGTCTCTCGGGAAGCTGCGAGGTCAAGACCTGCTGGTGGGCCCAGCCCGATTTTCGGGCCATTGGTGACTACCTGAAGGATAAATACGACAGCGCCTCTGAGATGGTGGTTGAAAAGCACCGAGAATCTCGGGGATGGGTAGAAACTCTTAGGGCCAAGTATGCTCTTTTCAAGCCGCCAACGGAGCGGGATCTGGTCTACTATGAGAACTCCCCCAATTTTTGTGAGCCAAACCCAGAGACGGGCTCCTTTGGGACCAGGGACAGAACATGCAATGTCACCTCCCACGGGATTGACGGTTGCGATCTGCTGTGCTGCGGTCGTGGCCACAACACCAGGACTGAGAAGCGGAAGGAGAAGTGTCACTGCATCTTCCACTGGTGCTGCTATGTGAGCTGCCAGGAGTGCATACGTGTCTACGACGTCCACACTTGCAAGTAA